A genomic region of Thunnus maccoyii chromosome 13, fThuMac1.1, whole genome shotgun sequence contains the following coding sequences:
- the sytl2a gene encoding synaptotagmin-like protein 2 isoform X1, with the protein MIDLSFLTEEEQETIRAVLRRDAELKKSEEQRVQNLQRTVSDRGQLRYLTGEWFYETKQLRHQDRIHGSDIIRASMKHTYKPLTILELSQILPEKPSFVSSENKEVFVPPVLCGLLQEPHMQLGHERNQNQNPYETPQETPKPVLLSPTKQRKNPFNSELVTPHNFEEKDNQLLDGAVDQTQTPNEEPLPSSDSCVSHATNLKPDPNDSPDTQNASVSMPMPENQAVCTSSQDCFLEVDRSAGRQIISAAPRGILKRLSTSSSTDSLLSRLDLQSPVSLDSPTETWIDRKQVRFSSTVSRSGVEWQDGKELGEHSLLDVDLIVSSETENNSNLENDGRTTTTGTHRPLLTQSQADLQEGELSCKNLQKQDPGQHQVFGDLSEHLELTEVLSPPVSSLVSAEQESGKPVHLDTQPEEDRHSQAEVTDWPTGHSIHQQKLPEQSTDISAGATSETKPSTNGSSKSSSHAVSPKPKQRLLGIFRREKEKTAQVQGPQKEQVNIFKKKEPENLSKDAADMTMDKLASVKQEDKPPEMTEVRTLQLTALQNTPFKEIMTSVDSDTQQETQEDKVKFPEGLSNLKAFWERENSSPKIIFTREQVRYEDITKTGIEASHGPQNVQTNSDVQTECSMLVDLSKEDGTYRANPVLIYEETDDSLTGSITESPILEPQENVTTPVPSLACNSQKQERDIPVPLHRQSMSSPQEEGPANISELKNFWEKEYTGPRIIAARVKETSSSTILNNKVAPPQSDLSLDSREKSEEDAQTSPYTTKSNVSKSLKVTDKGFVSQSPDRSQLRSSVSAGDVQSTCHPHQVMAESQERPLSPSKSQTPRSKEQEDEVRRSPSKTCHPRVLPRESSSPKRSRLESSPLKTFPIDINPQTKEIEEQLGKPTPAPRQRKSPSHEAKQTDTKPNTELTSHPLPLDRECKEVYFGNFKTQESSLGSSMASQSRKASEKKLGTFTRLARSFIPQDFQHYLGPHEKAHVPSFHQDKAAQESHVNPSTAESDGVHRPQSALKDYVGNQSDIPTEGNLSRTSSWIVQNKDGNFSQDTTTGAWSLSRASSGSYDDNSSPAMSALKRLSSRTTSSSKSLENLISQTREERNNNASREQMNLSVDDASSLFNSKQMKSSVSVPVLQQDETDSDSTFENTSGWRRNTGSSTSNISLSSGMASMSSVSGSISSIYPVDLGDIEVQGSIQFAVNYIQKLGEFHIFVVHCRDLAVADTKKNRSDPYVKCYLLPDKTKLGKRKTTVRKKSLNPNYNEILRFKIIMEVLKTQSLNISVWHNDTFGRNSFLGEVDLDLSEWDFSNTQINEFALKPRVSAQISTPSPSCLMDSRGQMRVALRFLPQTSHSKTTSRMETGEVQIWVKDCKNLSPVRGVIIDPFVKCGVLPDTSRKSRQKTRVVKRTANPMFNHTMVYDGFRPEDLREACVEITVWDHDRLNNRYIGGLRLGLGTGRSYGVEVAWMDSTTDEANLWQRMLQSDGEWVEDVLPLRMLVMAKSMSK; encoded by the exons ATGATTGACCTGAGTTTCCTAAccgaggaggagcaggagaccATCCGGGCTGTGCTAAGAAGAGATGCTGAGCTGAAGAAGTCTGAGGAGCAGCGTGTCCA GAACCTACAGAGGACAGTGAGTGATAGGGGCCAGCTGAGGTACCTGACTGGAGAATGGTTCTACGAGACCAAGCAGCTTCGCCATCAGGATCGCATCCATGGCTCCGACATCATCAGGGCCTCCATGAAGCACACATATAAACCGCTGACTATAT TGGAGCTCTCCCAGATACTGCCAGAGAAGCCCAGTTTTGTCAGCAGTGAAAATAAGGAGGTGTTCGTCCCACCTGTTCTCTGTGGACTCCTTCAGGAGCCTCACATGCAGCTGGGCCATGAAAG GAATCAGAACCAGAACCCTTATGAAACGCCTCAAGAGACACCTAAACCAGTTTTACTGTCGCCCACAAAG CAGCGAAAAAATCCATTCAACAGTGAACTTGTTACACCTCACAATTTTGAAGAAAAGGACAATCAGTTATTGGACGGAGCAGTGGATCAAACCCAGACACCAAATGAGG AGCCTTTACCATCATCTGACAGCTGCGTTTCTCATGCAACTAACCTAAAACCAGACCCTAATGATAGCCCTGACACCCAGAATGCATCTGTTTCCATGCCAATGCCTGAAAACCAAGCAGTCTGTACCAGTTCTCAGGACTGTTTCCTTGAGGTAGATAGGTCAGCAGGCAGACAGATTATATCTGCTGCTCCACGGGGCATCCTCAAGCGCTTGTCCACCTCTAGCTCCACAGACTCCCTGCTCTCTCGCCTGGATCTGCAGAGTCCAGTTAGTCTGGATTCTCCCACTGAGACCTGGATAGACAGGAAGCAGGTGAGGTTCAGCTCCACAGTGAGTCGGAGTGGAGTGGAGTGGCAGGATGGGAAGGAGCTAGGTGAGCATAGTTTGCTGGACGTCGACTTGATCGTTTCTTCTGAGACGGAAAACAACAGTAACCTTGAGAATGATGGCAGAACTACTACTACTGGCACACATAGGCCTTTACTCACACAGAGTCAAGCGGATTTACAGGAAGGTGAGCTCAGTTGCAAAAACCTCCAAAAGCAAGATCCTGGCCAACACCAGGTCTTTGGTG ATCTCTCTGAGCACCTTGAGCTTACAGAGGTCCTGAGCCCTCCAGTGTCCAGCCTTGTTTCAGCTGAGCAGGAGTCAGGTAAGCCTGTTCACCTGGATACACAGCCTGAAGAAGACCGTCACTCTCAGGCTGAGGTTACAGACTGGCCCACTGGACACAGCATTCATCAACAAAAGCTGCCTGAACAAAGCACTGACATTTCTGCCGGGGCCACTTCAGAGACCAAGCCGTCAACTAATGGCAGCTCAAAGAGTTCTTCTCATGCTGTTTCACCAAAGCCTAAACAAAGACTGCTTGGAATTTttagaagagagaaagagaaaactgCTCAAGTACAGGGTCCACAGAAGGAACAGGTAAACATATTTAAGAAGAAAGAACCAGAAAATCTCTCCAAAGATGCTGCAGATATGACCATGGACAAACTTGCAAGTGTCAAACAAGAAGATAAACCTCCTGAGATGACAGAGGTCAGAACACTACAACTTACAGCGCTGCAGAATACtccatttaaagaaataatgacTTCAGTAGATTCAGACACTCAGCAGGAGACACAAGAGGATAAAGTTAAGTTTCCAGAAGGACTATCCAATTTGAAAGCATTctgggagagagaaaacagcagtcCCAAAATAATATTTACCAGAGAGCAGGTGAGATATGAAGACATCACCAAAACAggaatagaagcttcacatgGCCCTCAAAATGTTCAGACTAACTCTGATGTTCAGACTGAATGTAGCATGTTAGTAGATTTATCAAAAGAAGACGGTACATACAGGGCCAATCCTGTCCTCATCTATGAGGAGACAGATGATTCTTTAACGGGTTCAATAACAGAGTCACCAATTCTTGAACCACAGGAAAACGTCACCACTCCTGTACCTTCTCTAGCTTGCAACAGTCAAAAGCAAGAGAGGGACATACCAGTTCCCCTTCACAGGCAGTCAATGTCCAGTCCTCAAGAGGAAGGGCCAGCCAACATCAGTGAGCTTAAGAATTTTTGGGAGAAGGAGTATACAGGACCCAGGATAATTGCTGCAAGAGTCAAGGAAACCTCAAGTAGTACAATACTCAATAACAAAGTGGCTCCCCCTCAGTCTGACCTGTCCTTAGATAGCAGAGAGAAGTCTGAGGAAGATGCACAAACTTCTCCATACACAACCAAGTCCAATGTCTCTAAATCACTGAAAGTGACCGACAAGGGCTTTGTCAGTCAGAGTCCAGATAGATCACAGCTGAGGAGTTCTGTTAGTGCTGGGGATGTACAGTCAACATGTCACCCACATCAAGTCATGGCTGAGTCTCAAGAAAGGCCCCTCAGTCCTAGCAAATCCCAAACTCCAAGATCCAAGGAGCAAGAGGATGAAGTCAGGAGGAGTCCGTCTAAAACCTGCCACCCGAGGGTCCTACCAAGAGAATCCTCAAGTCCCAAGAGATCCAGGCTGGAAAGCTCTCCCTTGAAAACTTTTCCAATAGACATTAACCCCCAAACCAAGGAAATTGAGGAACAACTAGGAAAGCCAACTCCAGCGCCAAGACAGAGGAAGAGTCCCTCACATGAAGCGAAGCAGACAGACACTAAACCTAACACAGAGCTCACCTCTCATCCTCTACCTTTAGATCGAGAATGCAAAGAAGTTTATTTTGGtaactttaaaacacaagaaaGTAGTTTAGGCTCCTCCATGGCTTCACAATCCAGAAAAGCTTCAGAGAAGAAGTTGGGAACCTTTACACGTCTTGCTAGATCTTTCATCCCTCAAGATTTTCAGCACTACCTTGGGCCTCACGAGAAAGCCCACGTCCCTTCTTTTCACCAAGACAAAGCTGCTCAAGAGTCTCATGTAAACCCTTCAACTGCTGAGAGTGATGGAGTGCACAGACCACAGAGCGCTCTCAAAGACTATGTGGGAAACCAGAGCGACATTCCCACAGAGGGGAATTTGTCTAGAACCAGTTCTTGGATTGTGCAAAATAAAGACGGAAACTTCAGCCAAGACACAACAACTGGGGCCTGGTCTTTGTCTCGGGCAAGTTCAGGCA GTTATGATGATAATTCTAGCCCTGCTATGTCAGCTCTGAAACGATTATCTTCAAGGACCACATCCTCATCCAAAAGTCTGGAAAACCTCATTTCACAAACAA GAGAAGAGAGGAACAACAATGCCTCCAGAGAACAAATGAATCTAAGTGTGGATGATG CCTCTTCACTCTTCAACTCAAAGCAGATGAAAAGCAGCGTGTCGGTTCCTGTTCTTCAGCAGGATGAG ACGGACAGTGACAGCACTTTTGAGAATACCTCAGGCTGGAGAAGAAACACAGGCAGCTCCACATCTAACATAAGTCTCTCCTCTGGGATGGCCTCCATGTCGTCT GTCAGCGGCAGCATCAGCAGCATTTACCCTGTTGACTTGGGTGACATTGAAGTCCAGGGAAGCATCCAGTTTGCTGTGAACTACATCCAGAAGCTTGGAGAGTTTCACATCTTTGTGGTGCACTGCAGGGATTTGGCTGTAGCCGACACCAAGAAGAACCGCTCTGACCC GTATGTGAAATGTTACCTTCTTCCTGACAAAACAAAGCTAGGAAAGAGAAAAACCACCGTGAGAAAGAAGTCTTTAAACCCCAATTACAATGAAATCCTCAGG TTTAAAATCATAATGGAGGTGttgaaaactcagagtttgaACATTTCTGTGTGGCACAACGACACTTTTGGACGAAACAGCTTCCTGGGTGAGGTGGACCTGGATCTGTCAGAATGGGACTTCAGCAACACACAGATAAATGAATTTGCATTAAAACCCAGG GTGTCAGCACAGATTTCAACACCTTCTCCTTCCTGTCTGATGGACAGCAGAGGACAGATGAGAGTAGCCCTGAGATTCCTGCCACAGACGTCTCACA GCAAGACAACATCTAGGATGGAGACTGGTGAGGTGCAGATTTGGGTGAAAGACTGCAAGAATCTTTCACCAGTCAGAGGAGTGATCATCGATCCATTTGTGAAATG TGGCGTACTTCCTGACACGAGCCGGAAAAGCCGACAAAAGACCCGGGTGGTGAAGAGGACGGCCAACCCCATGTTCAACCACACCATGGTGTATGATGGCTTCCGGCCGGAGGACCTCAGAGAGGCCTGTGTAGAGATCACAGTGTGGGATCACGACCGACTGAACAACCGTTACATCGGTGGTCTTAGACTTGGGCTAGGGACAG GGAGGAGTTATGGGGTGGAAGTGGCTTGGATGGATTCGACGACAGATGAAGCAAATTTATGGCAGAGGATGTTGCAGTCTGATGGTGAATGGGTGGAGGATGTCTTACCTCTGAGAATGTTGGTGATGGCAAAAAGCATGTCAAAGTGA
- the sytl2a gene encoding synaptotagmin-like protein 2 isoform X7: MIDLSFLTEEEQETIRAVLRRDAELKKSEEQRVQNLQRTVSDRGQLRYLTGEWFYETKQLRHQDRIHGSDIIRASMKHTYKPLTILELSQILPEKPSFVSSENKEVFVPPVLCGLLQEPHMQLGHERNQNQNPYETPQETPKPVLLSPTKQRKNPFNSELVTPHNFEEKDNQLLDGAVDQTQTPNEGYDDNSSPAMSALKRLSSRTTSSSKSLENLISQTREERNNNASREQMNLSVDDASSLFNSKQMKSSVSVPVLQQDETDSDSTFENTSGWRRNTGSSTSNISLSSGMASMSSVSGSISSIYPVDLGDIEVQGSIQFAVNYIQKLGEFHIFVVHCRDLAVADTKKNRSDPYVKCYLLPDKTKLGKRKTTVRKKSLNPNYNEILRFKIIMEVLKTQSLNISVWHNDTFGRNSFLGEVDLDLSEWDFSNTQINEFALKPRVSAQISTPSPSCLMDSRGQMRVALRFLPQTSHSKTTSRMETGEVQIWVKDCKNLSPVRGVIIDPFVKCGVLPDTSRKSRQKTRVVKRTANPMFNHTMVYDGFRPEDLREACVEITVWDHDRLNNRYIGGLRLGLGTGRSYGVEVAWMDSTTDEANLWQRMLQSDGEWVEDVLPLRMLVMAKSMSK, from the exons ATGATTGACCTGAGTTTCCTAAccgaggaggagcaggagaccATCCGGGCTGTGCTAAGAAGAGATGCTGAGCTGAAGAAGTCTGAGGAGCAGCGTGTCCA GAACCTACAGAGGACAGTGAGTGATAGGGGCCAGCTGAGGTACCTGACTGGAGAATGGTTCTACGAGACCAAGCAGCTTCGCCATCAGGATCGCATCCATGGCTCCGACATCATCAGGGCCTCCATGAAGCACACATATAAACCGCTGACTATAT TGGAGCTCTCCCAGATACTGCCAGAGAAGCCCAGTTTTGTCAGCAGTGAAAATAAGGAGGTGTTCGTCCCACCTGTTCTCTGTGGACTCCTTCAGGAGCCTCACATGCAGCTGGGCCATGAAAG GAATCAGAACCAGAACCCTTATGAAACGCCTCAAGAGACACCTAAACCAGTTTTACTGTCGCCCACAAAG CAGCGAAAAAATCCATTCAACAGTGAACTTGTTACACCTCACAATTTTGAAGAAAAGGACAATCAGTTATTGGACGGAGCAGTGGATCAAACCCAGACACCAAATGAGG GTTATGATGATAATTCTAGCCCTGCTATGTCAGCTCTGAAACGATTATCTTCAAGGACCACATCCTCATCCAAAAGTCTGGAAAACCTCATTTCACAAACAA GAGAAGAGAGGAACAACAATGCCTCCAGAGAACAAATGAATCTAAGTGTGGATGATG CCTCTTCACTCTTCAACTCAAAGCAGATGAAAAGCAGCGTGTCGGTTCCTGTTCTTCAGCAGGATGAG ACGGACAGTGACAGCACTTTTGAGAATACCTCAGGCTGGAGAAGAAACACAGGCAGCTCCACATCTAACATAAGTCTCTCCTCTGGGATGGCCTCCATGTCGTCT GTCAGCGGCAGCATCAGCAGCATTTACCCTGTTGACTTGGGTGACATTGAAGTCCAGGGAAGCATCCAGTTTGCTGTGAACTACATCCAGAAGCTTGGAGAGTTTCACATCTTTGTGGTGCACTGCAGGGATTTGGCTGTAGCCGACACCAAGAAGAACCGCTCTGACCC GTATGTGAAATGTTACCTTCTTCCTGACAAAACAAAGCTAGGAAAGAGAAAAACCACCGTGAGAAAGAAGTCTTTAAACCCCAATTACAATGAAATCCTCAGG TTTAAAATCATAATGGAGGTGttgaaaactcagagtttgaACATTTCTGTGTGGCACAACGACACTTTTGGACGAAACAGCTTCCTGGGTGAGGTGGACCTGGATCTGTCAGAATGGGACTTCAGCAACACACAGATAAATGAATTTGCATTAAAACCCAGG GTGTCAGCACAGATTTCAACACCTTCTCCTTCCTGTCTGATGGACAGCAGAGGACAGATGAGAGTAGCCCTGAGATTCCTGCCACAGACGTCTCACA GCAAGACAACATCTAGGATGGAGACTGGTGAGGTGCAGATTTGGGTGAAAGACTGCAAGAATCTTTCACCAGTCAGAGGAGTGATCATCGATCCATTTGTGAAATG TGGCGTACTTCCTGACACGAGCCGGAAAAGCCGACAAAAGACCCGGGTGGTGAAGAGGACGGCCAACCCCATGTTCAACCACACCATGGTGTATGATGGCTTCCGGCCGGAGGACCTCAGAGAGGCCTGTGTAGAGATCACAGTGTGGGATCACGACCGACTGAACAACCGTTACATCGGTGGTCTTAGACTTGGGCTAGGGACAG GGAGGAGTTATGGGGTGGAAGTGGCTTGGATGGATTCGACGACAGATGAAGCAAATTTATGGCAGAGGATGTTGCAGTCTGATGGTGAATGGGTGGAGGATGTCTTACCTCTGAGAATGTTGGTGATGGCAAAAAGCATGTCAAAGTGA
- the sytl2a gene encoding synaptotagmin-like protein 2 isoform X8 codes for MSALKRLSSRTTSSSKSLENLISQTREERNNNASREQMNLSVDDASSLFNSKQMKSSVSVPVLQQDETDSDSTFENTSGWRRNTGSSTSNISLSSGMASMSSVSGSISSIYPVDLGDIEVQGSIQFAVNYIQKLGEFHIFVVHCRDLAVADTKKNRSDPYVKCYLLPDKTKLGKRKTTVRKKSLNPNYNEILRFKIIMEVLKTQSLNISVWHNDTFGRNSFLGEVDLDLSEWDFSNTQINEFALKPRVSAQISTPSPSCLMDSRGQMRVALRFLPQTSHSKTTSRMETGEVQIWVKDCKNLSPVRGVIIDPFVKCGVLPDTSRKSRQKTRVVKRTANPMFNHTMVYDGFRPEDLREACVEITVWDHDRLNNRYIGGLRLGLGTGRSYGVEVAWMDSTTDEANLWQRMLQSDGEWVEDVLPLRMLVMAKSMSK; via the exons ATGTCAGCTCTGAAACGATTATCTTCAAGGACCACATCCTCATCCAAAAGTCTGGAAAACCTCATTTCACAAACAA GAGAAGAGAGGAACAACAATGCCTCCAGAGAACAAATGAATCTAAGTGTGGATGATG CCTCTTCACTCTTCAACTCAAAGCAGATGAAAAGCAGCGTGTCGGTTCCTGTTCTTCAGCAGGATGAG ACGGACAGTGACAGCACTTTTGAGAATACCTCAGGCTGGAGAAGAAACACAGGCAGCTCCACATCTAACATAAGTCTCTCCTCTGGGATGGCCTCCATGTCGTCT GTCAGCGGCAGCATCAGCAGCATTTACCCTGTTGACTTGGGTGACATTGAAGTCCAGGGAAGCATCCAGTTTGCTGTGAACTACATCCAGAAGCTTGGAGAGTTTCACATCTTTGTGGTGCACTGCAGGGATTTGGCTGTAGCCGACACCAAGAAGAACCGCTCTGACCC GTATGTGAAATGTTACCTTCTTCCTGACAAAACAAAGCTAGGAAAGAGAAAAACCACCGTGAGAAAGAAGTCTTTAAACCCCAATTACAATGAAATCCTCAGG TTTAAAATCATAATGGAGGTGttgaaaactcagagtttgaACATTTCTGTGTGGCACAACGACACTTTTGGACGAAACAGCTTCCTGGGTGAGGTGGACCTGGATCTGTCAGAATGGGACTTCAGCAACACACAGATAAATGAATTTGCATTAAAACCCAGG GTGTCAGCACAGATTTCAACACCTTCTCCTTCCTGTCTGATGGACAGCAGAGGACAGATGAGAGTAGCCCTGAGATTCCTGCCACAGACGTCTCACA GCAAGACAACATCTAGGATGGAGACTGGTGAGGTGCAGATTTGGGTGAAAGACTGCAAGAATCTTTCACCAGTCAGAGGAGTGATCATCGATCCATTTGTGAAATG TGGCGTACTTCCTGACACGAGCCGGAAAAGCCGACAAAAGACCCGGGTGGTGAAGAGGACGGCCAACCCCATGTTCAACCACACCATGGTGTATGATGGCTTCCGGCCGGAGGACCTCAGAGAGGCCTGTGTAGAGATCACAGTGTGGGATCACGACCGACTGAACAACCGTTACATCGGTGGTCTTAGACTTGGGCTAGGGACAG GGAGGAGTTATGGGGTGGAAGTGGCTTGGATGGATTCGACGACAGATGAAGCAAATTTATGGCAGAGGATGTTGCAGTCTGATGGTGAATGGGTGGAGGATGTCTTACCTCTGAGAATGTTGGTGATGGCAAAAAGCATGTCAAAGTGA